Genomic segment of Microbacterium sp. BH-3-3-3:
CTACGCGCACCCGCAGGACCTGCTCGAGCAGATCGTCGACCGCGGCGAGCTGCCGCTTCTCGTCGCCCTCGACGGCATCACCGATCCTCGCAACCTCGGCGCGATCATCCGCTCCACCGGTGCCTTCGGCGGACAGGGTCTGATCATTCCGCAGCGCCGGTCGGCGAGCGTCAACTCCGCGGCGTGGAAGACGAGTGCGGGAGCTGCCGCGCGCATCCCCGTGGCGCTCGCGGCGAACCTCACCGCGACGCTCAAGGAGTTCAAGAAGCAGGGCGTGTTCGTGCTCGGGCTCGACGGTGACGGCGACGTGTCGCTGCCCGCCCTCGCCCTCGCCGACCGTCCCGTCGTGATCGTCGTGGGTTCCGAGGGCAAGGGGCTGTCGCGCCTCGTCACCGAGACCTGCGACCAGGTCGTGTCGATCCCGATCTCGACCGCCACCGAGTCGCTCAACGCCGGCATCGCGGCATCCGTCGCGCTGTACCAGGTGTCGTCGCTGCGCGCCGCCCACTGACCGTCGAGAGGAACACCATGCCCCGCATCGCTGTCATCGGAGGCACCGGCTACGCCGGGAGCCACATCGTCACCGAGGCCGTCCGCCGCGGCCACACCGTCGTCTCCGTCGCCCGTTCGGTCCCGGCCGAGCGCGTCGAGGGTGCGACGTACATCGAGGGCACCGTCCTCGACGTGCCCGGTCTCGTCGCCGAACTCGAAGGCGTCGAGGTCGTCGTGTCGGCGGCCGCCCCGCGCGGCGACATGGAGGGCAAGCTCCGCCCCGCCATCGCCCAGCTGGCCACCGCGCTGCCCGACGGGGTGCGTCTGGGAGTCATCGGCGGCGCCGGCGGCTCGCTCGTCGCCGACGGTGGTCCTCGCCTCATCGACACCGACGGCTTCGCCGAGGAGTACAAGCCCGAAGCCCGCGAGGCCATCGGCATGCTCGAAGACCTGCAGGCCGACGACACCGGCCGCGACTGGTTCTACGTGCACCCGGCCGGGGGCTTCGGCTCGTGGGCACCGGGGGAGCGCACGGGAACCTATCGCGACGGCGGCGACGTGCTCGTCGTCGACGACAACGGCGACTCGTTCATCGGTGGTGCCGATTTCGCGGTCGCCGTCCTCGACGAGATCGAGAACCCGCGCCACTCCCGGGGACGCTTCACCGTCGGTTACTGAGGCCCTCCACGGTTCGAGGCCGTGGCATCCCGGATTCGTCCCGGATGCCACGGCCTCGCCGTTTCAGACGAGATCGCGCCAGTCGACGGCGTCCGTGTCGGTCGTGGGCACCGCGCCGGTCTCGGGCGCGTCGACGTCGGACACCGTAGCGAGCGACATCGTGTCGGTCGGCGGCCCCATGACCGTGGCCTCGTCGCGCCGGTGGCGCAGCACGTCGTCGATGTAGGAGGCGACCACCTCGGCCAGGGGCACGGAGCGCCCCCGCGCCTGTGACATGTACCAGCGGTGCTCGAGCACCTGGTGGAAGACCTCGGCCGGTTCGAGCTTGGCGCGCAGGTCCCACGGGATCGCCATCACGATCGGCTCGAACACGCGCGTGAGCCACTCGTGCGCGACCATCTCTTCGTCGGCGCCGAGACGCGACACCCGGGCGCGGAACTCGTCGAGGTCGTTCAGCAGGCGTCGCGCCTGGTTCTCTTCGACATCGAGACCGGTGAGGCGCAGGAGCCGCCGCTGGTGGTGGCCCGCATCGACGACCTTGGGCTGGATGGACACCTGCGTGCCGTCGCTCGCGGTGCGGATCGACATCTCGCCGATGTCGAATCCGAGCGCGTTCAGGCTGTGCACGCGCTCGGTGATACGCCAGGACTCGTCGACGGCGAAGGTCTCTTTGTCGGTGAGGGCCGCCCACAGCGAGTGGTACGACGCCACCAGTCCGTCGGCGATCGCCACGGCATCCACACCGCCCTCGAGTCGCCCGCCGGCCTCGAGGTCCATGATCTCGCCGGCGATGTTGGTGCGCGCGATGTCGAGATCGTGGGCGCGCTGGCCGGGACTCAGGCGGTTGC
This window contains:
- the rlmB gene encoding 23S rRNA (guanosine(2251)-2'-O)-methyltransferase RlmB, with the translated sequence MPKPGRPGARNTGKKKGPLKGTGGHSRKALEGRGPTPKAEDRAWHPAGKRKAAQERYAAAGGTSKPGVRAVGGNQNRGGRAKANDDTETVTGRNSVLEALRAKIPATAMYIAQRVEMDDRVKEMLSIATNRGIPVLEVTRPELDRMAGFDGVHQGVALKVPPYAYAHPQDLLEQIVDRGELPLLVALDGITDPRNLGAIIRSTGAFGGQGLIIPQRRSASVNSAAWKTSAGAAARIPVALAANLTATLKEFKKQGVFVLGLDGDGDVSLPALALADRPVVIVVGSEGKGLSRLVTETCDQVVSIPISTATESLNAGIAASVALYQVSSLRAAH
- a CDS encoding DUF4032 domain-containing protein; translation: MSDSLSITASTVDPGLLQLPWSTGLADWSSNHIVALPKGISRHLVRFANLSGRVVAIKETTEEMARREYDMLGNLDRLASPCVERVAVIAGRTDASGRPLPAALVTSHLRFSLPYRALFTQVLRPHTATRLVDALAVLLVRLHNVGFYWGDVSLSNTLFRRDAGEFAAYLVDAETGELHGNRLSPGQRAHDLDIARTNIAGEIMDLEAGGRLEGGVDAVAIADGLVASYHSLWAALTDKETFAVDESWRITERVHSLNALGFDIGEMSIRTASDGTQVSIQPKVVDAGHHQRRLLRLTGLDVEENQARRLLNDLDEFRARVSRLGADEEMVAHEWLTRVFEPIVMAIPWDLRAKLEPAEVFHQVLEHRWYMSQARGRSVPLAEVVASYIDDVLRHRRDEATVMGPPTDTMSLATVSDVDAPETGAVPTTDTDAVDWRDLV
- a CDS encoding NAD(P)-dependent oxidoreductase codes for the protein MPRIAVIGGTGYAGSHIVTEAVRRGHTVVSVARSVPAERVEGATYIEGTVLDVPGLVAELEGVEVVVSAAAPRGDMEGKLRPAIAQLATALPDGVRLGVIGGAGGSLVADGGPRLIDTDGFAEEYKPEAREAIGMLEDLQADDTGRDWFYVHPAGGFGSWAPGERTGTYRDGGDVLVVDDNGDSFIGGADFAVAVLDEIENPRHSRGRFTVGY